The window CACGTTCCTTAAGAACTTCACATCATTTGGACCAAACAACACCAAATTTCCAGCGTCTACAGCATTTGCAACCGAGAAGAGATTCTTCTGAATTCCTGGAACATGGTAGACATTCTTCAGAGTAATAGACTCTCCTTTATCGATTTCAATGACAACTGATCATTCCTTTTTAACTTCGTGAACCGAGTTATCAGCCGTGACAATGTCAGCGCCCCCATTATGAACTTGACTCGACGAGAACACAGAACCATCTCCAGTAACATGATGTCCGCACCCTGAATCGACGATCCATCTTTGATCGATCTCCTGTTTACCATGAGAAGCctctgttttcttttccttcgaaGTCGTCACATCGACATGAAAAGCCTTGTCCCAGTCCTTCTCAACACGCTGGTTAGACTTTTCTCCGAAATTTGAACCAACAAAATTTCCATTCAAATTTACTCGACAGTCTCTTTTGAAGTGTCCAGTCTTGCCACACCTGAAACACTTAAGGGACTTCTTAGGAGTATTTGAAGAATCTTGACCtgtttcttccttcttcgactttccctttttccacctcgatttcttcacgaacaacgcactgttcgactcctcctttatactcgttccagccatttgtgcggccaacgactcttgagatgacaagagattttcaaactcctcgagtgaaggttgttgagcccaaccttgaattgaggtgatgaatggtgtatattcgggtcgaagtcctcgaacaatatgcctctttgttcgagcctctgagattttctcatctgggttcaataaagaaatttctgagcaaatattctttaccttaagaaagaactcCGAGACAGATCCGATTTGCTTTGCGGCTGCCAACTCGTTTTCAAGCATCTGGAGACGAGCCTCGTTCTTCTTATTGAAAAGACGATCAAGCGTTTCCCAGATCTCACGAGCAGATCCACAACCGATGATGTGCTCAAACAGATTATGGGAGATtgacctcttcaacacaaattctgCCTTCGCGTTGAGTCTCTTCCGCTTCTTCGATGCTTCCgcattttcagcaacatccTCAAGAGCTACATCATCATCGTCTACGACGATGTCCCACAAATCTTCCCCAACCAGGTACGATTCCATACAAGTTTTTCATATCCGGTAGTTTGACTGGTTTAACAACTCCAAACCGAGTCCAGCTACACGACCACCACTTTCCATATCGAATAACAacgatatcttcttcaacaatattaccaaagctctgataccatgtaacgaagtcacaatcaggactccgatgatcgaaccgtgaagaaatatatatgaaagtgaatagaaaatttagagaatgaaaagcAAAACTGGAATGAGATTTTGTCTATTGAAATTGATGTAAAATAAGAACACGATTACaatccttaaataaaataaagcataactaagacattaaacaaaagacatgaagagtctcattaCTAGATAAGATCAAGAGTCTTGGACAATCCAATAGACTCTCTTTAACAACTAAAactccttaattattattattatcattactttaatttctaacaaatGAAACTCTcccaaaaatattatcatttttgaGTCAATTTTGGTGGGTTTGtaggattttttaaatatcattttattgataaataattcaattaagaTAGGAAGAATAAGTAAAAGATAGGATGAAATGGAATAAATCTTGTTTATCTTTTGGTCATGTAAAAGCGAGACACTAAAATCATTTGAAAAtgatgtcggttagaaaatTGGGAgtgtcaaattttataattgtactgaatttttagtttgttttaaaCCTTTATAGCTTGTTTGAtctgaagtttttttttaaaacatttatgagttttttttagaaatgagtttttttataataaaatgagttatttaatttttgtaagataaattataaaaataattatgttttaaatatttaaaattatttatttttattaaatataaatgttttgatattttagtttataaattaaataatttaatttaaaaaaattatattaaataaactctTTGTTTTTAGtagatttgaaaaaataaaattgagattttataCCAATTCACTATCAAGTTGAATTTTAagttagaatttaaataaattttgaattaaaatataatttgaaagtgtgaaCTGTAtcatgaatatattttatttgaatattgatttaaataaaataatattttgtaatatattttagttatatatatattataaatttaaattcaagtGTTGTGATTGTATagtaatgttatattatttattaaaaatattaattttataaagaaatacaaaattttGACTTGAGTAAATATCTTAAATATGATCAagcatttaaaataatttatgataatgtcttctataatataaaatataattactaaaGGTTTAGCTTCGGCGGGTAGGGCCATGGATTAACAATTTTTCTATGAtgattacaaataataatatttgaaaaacaaatctaattattaaacaaatttagcaaaatatatatattttttaactgaAAATTCTAACAcacatttttgtaattttttattattctttttgaCCTGAACTGTTTCATTTCAGAAAGAAGACAGAATATATAGTTAGCCTTCTTCTATCTGCACTTTCTCTCATCTCCTTCATTCAATAAACACCGCCATTGTTGAATTCTTCATTCTCATTTGAACTGAAGAAGAATCATCAGATGTCTCTTCAGATTTGAGATGAATCAACTCCACttccttcttctttctctctccttcttcttcttcttcttcctctccaCTCATGCTCAGTTAAGCAGCTTCACCAATGGAAGACTCTCAGATGCAGAGGCTCATTACATCCGTCACCGCCAGCTTCTATACTATCGCGACGAGTTCGGCGATAGAGGCGAGAACGTGACTATCGACGACACTTCTCTCATCTTTGAGAATCCTCGCCTACGGAATGCCTACATTGCTCTTCAAGCTTTGAAACAAGCCATACTCTCAGATCCACTCAACCTAACATCTAACTGGATCGGATCTAATGTCTGCAATTACACCGCTGTTTTCTGCGCTCATGCGCTTGACGATTCCTCTATCCGCACCGTTGCCGGAATCGATCTCAACCATGGAGACATCGCCGGATACCTACCGGAAGAGCTTGGCCTCCTTACTGACCTCGCATTGTTCCATATCAATTCTAACCGCTTCTGCGGTACAGTTCCTCATAAATTCAAGCATCTTAAACTGTTATTCGAACTCGATATCAGCAATAACCGTTTCGCCGGAAAGTTCCCAACCGTCCTTCTTCGCCTTCCGAGTCTCAAATTTTTGGATCTCAGATTCAACGAGTTTGAAGGAAGTATACCGCGAGAGCTCTTCGACAAAGACTTGGACGCTATCTTCATCAACCATAACAGATTCCATTCTGAATTGCCAGATAATTTCGGTAATTCCCCTGTTTCCGTCATCGTCTTGTCGAACAATCGTTTCCATGGTTGTCTTCCTGCAAGTTTAGGTAAAATGGCTGACACTTTACATGagattattttaatgaataatggACTGCAATCTTGTTTGCCGCCGGAGATTGGTTTGTTGAAAAACTTGACGGTTTTGGATGTGAGTTTTAACAAGCTGATGGGAGCTTTGCCGGAGTCGATCGGAGGTATGGTGAGCTTGGAACAGTTAAACGTGGCGCATAATATGTTGTCTGGAAGTATACCGGCGAGTATTTGTAAGCTTCCGAGGCTTATGAACTTCACCTACTCTTACAACTTCTTCACCGGCGAACCATTGGCTTGTTTGGGATTAGAGGATTTTGATGAAACTAAGAATTGTTTATCGGAGCGTCCTGATCAGAGATCTACTGCTCAATGCCGAACGTTCTTGTCGAAATCCGTCCATTGTAGCGCTTTCAGGTGTAATAATCCATCTGTTCCTACTTTGCCGCCACTTGTTCCGCCGGTTTATTCGGCACCACCATCACCGCTACCTCCTCCGCCACCGGTTTTGTCCCCTCCACCACCTCCTCCGCCACCGGTTTTGTCCCCTCCACCACCTCCTCCGCCACCGGTTTATTCTCCTCCGCCGCCGCCATCTCCTCCGCCACCGGTTTATTCTCCTCCACCACCGGTTTATTCTCCTCCGCCGCCGCCATCTCCTCCTCCACCGGTTTATTCTCCACCTCCTCCTCTGCCATCTCCACCACCACCGGTATACTCGCCGccacctcctccaccatctCCACCACCGCCGGTATACTCGCCGccacctcctccaccatctCCACCACCGCCGGTATACTCGCCGccacctcctccaccatctCCACCACCGCCACCAATTTACTCGCCGCCACCTCCTCCGccatctccaccaccaccagtTTATTCTCCGCCACCTCCTCCACCATCCCCACCACCACCAATTTATTCGCCGCCACCTCCTCCACCATCCCCACCACCACCAGTATACTCGCCGCCAACTCCTTCACCAtccccaccaccaccaccaattTATTCGCCGCCACCTCCAACTGATCCTACACCATCACCAAACCCTCCATATTGCGTCCGTCCTCCTCCTCTCCCGTCTCCTCCACCGCCGGTCTATGTTTACTTGtcacctccaccaccaccacctcttGTGTATTCACCTTCCCCACCACCATCTCTGCCTCATTGTATAGACCCCTTTCTTCCTCCCCCACCACCACATCCTCCAATATGTATAGACTACTACACTCCACCACCACCGCCGCCACCAGTACCAATTCACTATAATTCGCCTCCACCAACGGTTTTCTACCCATTTGCTTTTCCTCCTCCGCCTCTTGAACAACAGGTATATGAGGGGCCATTACCACCCATCTACAGTGTCTCATACGCTTCACCTCCCCCACCACCTTTctacaaataaatattctttctTTTATAATCAATTCCTCTAACCTTTCCTCACTTTGATCAAAACAAAGTACAAAGTCCtccattgaaattgaaattgaaatcaCCACTGCTTTTGTTGTTGCTGCCTCGCTCTTTGCATAAATTCTCCCTAGTTGGAATATTCATTTTACCAAAAGTGAAGAACAAATGAAGATTTTGAGtgcaaaacaaaaacaagatTAGCAAAGAGTGCAATATTAGCAATCTTAGAGAGGAGGAGGCAAGACGAGGAAGGATCTctctttcaatatatttatttgaataattgttAGTCGATAAATTCCCAGTTGCAAAATAAATTGGAAGATAATTAGAaagagtttaattattattatgtatgtatgtatagtCGAAGAATCATAATTTAGGGTCAGAAGCTGCTGCTTGCTTACTTGCTGGTTTGTGGGTTATTACtactattatataattaaatacatttcCCTTTAATCCTTTCCAttttgctatatatatatatgtagatgGACATTTCAGTCCACTTctgtattatatttttcttgttaATATTCACTAATATGATTCCATAGATTGGATATAGTAAGTACAAAATCACACTTATCAAAAGATCCAAAAGAACAACAACCATATAAGTACTTATAACATGCATGTCCCAtgcattatattatatatatatatatatatatcaaacactTATTTAAGAGACCATCTTAGTTTAAGGCATTTAGCATAATTGTCCCCATTGATCTGAACCATGGATGATCTGGTTATGTATCTCTCCATCCATATCTTCCAAAATAATTATCTCAAACAttgatattcttttatatatatgttataaattgataacaaaaaatataaagaacaCATATATTGACAAGGAAAAACCAGGGGCAGAATAGAGAAAacgagaaagaaaataaaacccTTGCTTCGAATTCCATATTTATAAAGTTTCATACTCTAACAGACCAGACCAACCTTTGCCTATAGGTTTTCATGGTCTCTCCTTGCTTATATGACAGTCAAATATCGAGGAATTTCGAAAATTATtgctaaaatcttaagattaagataataaattaaagttgaaagaatttcttaaatataaaatgctaataaaattttaatcgaATTATTTATTCACGTCTTTATCCAATCTTACAAGTGAATCCAATCTTACAAGTGAGTTGTGTTCGATTAAGTATATCTTACTTTTACATGaatctcaattttaattaatatatatattatgaattaatacaatattttttttttatcaattatgctaatatttttaatatatattaagactttttttttatataatatgttataattatattttttatttttattaaaaaaagttaattagtaTAATCCTTCCCCCCTAAGTCTCCCCGAATTCCTCCATTGTCCTGTTTCCCTGGTAGGATCGAATTCAGATCTTAGTCATTGAGATTTGAAACTTGTTTGAATCCAAATCTCTATGCCTTTTTCCCTTGGATCATGTTGATTTGAACTTTGAAGTGCTCAAAATAGAtacttttatatttgatttcattGGAACAATACAATGGGAAAATCTTTATATTAACTCAAAATCAACTTAAATTAGCTTTAGAGTATACTTTCTTCCATCTTTTTGAATTTTAGCACATACAagtaaaactaaattaatttttcatatgttcattaaaaatgatatgaatAGATCTTCTCCAGTTATCAACTGGTTTCttcaaatcattattttatttaacagaTTAGTGAAGACTAAACGTTAAAAGGAAGCAATTGGGTAAGGATAATAAAGATAGAAAAAGAGCATGggcattttaatttttcaaacaagTTGCATACAAAAGCCGATGATATTTAGTGATCCAATGTGGGGTTGGGGGCCCCAGATGTGATTATACATACATGTGTTATCGATTTCGTTTTTATTGAATAGagttttttttactattcaTTCCAAAGAGGTGAAATTACcctttttgttgtttttttttatctcttttgaAATTTCCAATCCCCCTTTGCTTCAAGTCTACTCTTCTTGTCTTTCTCATTCAAAAAACAATAAAGAGACTTTTATATCTTAGGAAAAACTCATTTCATTACTTATACTTAatcatctttattaataaacataaatattcattcaaaacaatcaaaccctGACCATCCTACTAATAGTTGGTTAGCTTGTCATGAATATAATCTTGATTTGAAACTTTGTATACAATATATGTGAAAGGATAAGGGAGCGACTCTTCCAGCAACTCTCCAATTGTCACGTTCTCAAAACACCCAAGAACATGACATGGGTGTTTTGAGAACATGACAACCTAGGAGTCACTCTCTATCGtttctcataatatatatatatggctaATAAAACTCGACCGACCATCATACAGTTAGTTACAGTTCTAAGGTCAGATATTTTATGTTGACTGTAGAAGAAGTGAGTGGGCTGGTCTAATAAATTTCCCCTTGAGTGCAtgcatattttattaattatggaCCCCTTTTCTGATCTAGCAAGTAAAAGGTCACAAATCTGATCTTCAATGACCCTAGcttaaatgaaaaatatcttCTCTCCCCTAATCTTTATGTGAAAGAATTCTTGTCGGTTGATTAGTTTGCTCATAATTCACTATCGATAACCATCTAGCATGTCGGTAGGAAGAATCATATGCATTAGTGTTTGAAGTTGAATTGGTTGATTGATAGTTTCACCAATGAGTAGGGATTCAAATCTATGTGCCATTGAATGACTTGATTTTTATATAGATATTGTGAAGTATGTAAAAGGGTCTAAAGATATTTTTTGGCATTCAATGATGACTTGATTTATGTTTTCTTGTGTAAAGGGTGAAGTAAACACTATAGAAATTGAACAGTTCTTGTCATTAAGGCCTTCTTCTGCATGCACACCCCACTTTTGACCAGACCAGCCATGACTCTTTTTCTTCTGATATTCAATTTATTACTCCAAGTACTAAATGAATACAAATATCTCTCTTAATTCATCATATCAAACTTatgttaatttcaaataatctgtCTATTACTATATACATGAGACacataacaaaagaaaaaaaaaaaggaatagTAATGGATGGTATTGCATATTTGCATGGGTCCCAAAGGTAGATGTTAGTCACATGGGATGTTAGGGCTTCTCTCccatcaacatatatatatatatatatatatatatatatatatatatatatatatatatatatatatatatatatttattgcaattattattattattgctgtgaaaaatttaaatatttgttagttGACTTTGCTTTTAAAGAATTAACTATGCCATTTATTTAAGAGGCTCAAATGCAGGCTGTGAAGGGATGAGTAGGTCAATCCAATTAAATATCCATGGTAGAAAGTGATGTCCCCTTTCCcacacttatttttttattttaaattattattatttattttatatatcatcatcctttaaattgttttacccaaaaatatatttaactcttcAAAATAATCCCGcatcattatttttcaaatacctaaatttaaaattactaaaaataacAAAGACTAAAGATTTGGCcctgaaatatataaatatgttttatgaCCAAAGACTGAAGCAACATTCCAAAGTCCATAGGTAAAGATTTGGCCCATTAATAAAGCCCAAACTTGTGAGTCTTTTCAATTTGAAAATAGAATTTGCTCAACGTTTTTCAGTTCTTCAagtgatcatttttttttgtcactttTTCATATCGAACGGTTATTGTTTGTTGAATAGAGATTGCTCTTTTATAATCCACCTTTCATGAtgatgttttattcataattgtTGATTAATTGTAGTAGGGTTTTAGGTTTCTAGTATTTTTTTAGTGTTACCATttgttttttaaagttatttacatgtttttatAGCTTTACAAACAATGTATTTAATGCATGAGCATTGAAATCTAAACAATATCAAATACAACCCtactaaaaaaaaacattttttttcttaaaaaaggAAGAAGTTATGGATAGGCTTGGTGGGAGAATCAACCTAAGGTATTATTCTCAATTTATTGTTCTCTAGGTTCATGACACGTTTGACATGATCTGCACCAAGTAACATCTAAATTCTCCATTTAGATGATAAACTtatagggcttgtttgattcaggtttattttgaaacaatctttcttattttatttttgttaaaaatactgggtaatgaacaaaataaactacttgaatcatatattaatatattataagaatgtagtaataatattttgatattttaattaacttcatAGAAAAAGGCTCTTATCAAATTATGAAGACTTTAGAAAGGCATTAGATTCTCAAAAGCACCAACAGTCTTGAAacagggaaatttgacgaaatgaccttgcAAATTGgtttatttgacctggtggaattttataattttttttgccctcgtggtgttatatttttttttatacgattttgcccttgtcgcgaaacgctaagtcacttagcgtttcgcgaagtggatcagaggtttgtataaatacccaaatattttcatttcactaaatttttttctctctcttcctccaATTCTCTCCTTCACTCACGGTGGCCGGCGGCGACGGCGGCCGGCGGCGACGACATCTCCGTTTCCTCCAATATCCATACAAATCAAACCCGATCAGAGCTCTTCTaacctaactaattcatttatgtttatctattgCTGATTTCTAACCCTAGATCTATTTGCATGCAGGTTTCTTATACTAGGGTTTATGTGAGTTCTCCGATTCTAACTATTTGAACGGCGTCGAGGTAGATCTTCATTCTAACTGTTATGTtcttgtttacattttcttcatttcaaaaactttttcatATTTCCTTTATGTCCATCATTTTCTCCGTTTTGGTTGATTCTTATTTCTTatatggttcatattggttcattgagcatttcgttaggttattatttgtt is drawn from Impatiens glandulifera chromosome 3, dImpGla2.1, whole genome shotgun sequence and contains these coding sequences:
- the LOC124932174 gene encoding leucine-rich repeat extensin-like protein 4 produces the protein MNQLHFLLLSLSFFFFFFLSTHAQLSSFTNGRLSDAEAHYIRHRQLLYYRDEFGDRGENVTIDDTSLIFENPRLRNAYIALQALKQAILSDPLNLTSNWIGSNVCNYTAVFCAHALDDSSIRTVAGIDLNHGDIAGYLPEELGLLTDLALFHINSNRFCGTVPHKFKHLKLLFELDISNNRFAGKFPTVLLRLPSLKFLDLRFNEFEGSIPRELFDKDLDAIFINHNRFHSELPDNFGNSPVSVIVLSNNRFHGCLPASLGKMADTLHEIILMNNGLQSCLPPEIGLLKNLTVLDVSFNKLMGALPESIGGMVSLEQLNVAHNMLSGSIPASICKLPRLMNFTYSYNFFTGEPLACLGLEDFDETKNCLSERPDQRSTAQCRTFLSKSVHCSAFRCNNPSVPTLPPLVPPVYSAPPSPLPPPPPVLSPPPPPPPPVLSPPPPPPPPVYSPPPPPSPPPPVYSPPPPVYSPPPPPSPPPPVYSPPPPLPSPPPPVYSPPPPPPSPPPPVYSPPPPPPSPPPPVYSPPPPPPSPPPPPIYSPPPPPPSPPPPVYSPPPPPPSPPPPIYSPPPPPPSPPPPVYSPPTPSPSPPPPPIYSPPPPTDPTPSPNPPYCVRPPPLPSPPPPVYVYLSPPPPPPLVYSPSPPPSLPHCIDPFLPPPPPHPPICIDYYTPPPPPPPVPIHYNSPPPTVFYPFAFPPPPLEQQVYEGPLPPIYSVSYASPPPPPFYK